The Strigops habroptila isolate Jane chromosome 13 unlocalized genomic scaffold, bStrHab1.2.pri S16, whole genome shotgun sequence genome window below encodes:
- the LOC115603125 gene encoding probable 28S rRNA (cytosine-C(5))-methyltransferase isoform X2: MAVYSAAAAVLQGLERGAGGVKELVYHSRFPLYALVAGTLRYSPVLEKLLAGAALLQAEKKLSLHLAKVLVYDLLFGKGLKCGGRWKALARRHRARLEAELARLKVRQKVIRNEDLLAPAQAGGPGASQVPRYVRINTLKTCVDDVIDFFKREGYSYLGKAASVEELRALSGKKFLLDLHLPELLVFPPQTDFHDNLLYTSGHIILQDKASCLPAFLLSPAAGSHVIDACAAPGNKTSHLAAILKNKGQIFAFDMDAKRLATMNTMLMRAGVTGFQLAQQDFLMVDPGDPKYSKVAYILLDPSCSGSGMVNRVPTAEAAPSAERLQALAGFQRKVLSHALSFPALQRLVYSTCSLHREENEDVVGAVLQERGSAFRLVHAFPCWPCRGLAAFPGAESCLRASAADTLTHGFFVAVLERRGDGAAASSSLPAAADNTSRHSEGTEPGAAPKKRKRKKQRVKE; this comes from the exons ATGGCGGTGTACAGCGCGGCCGCCGCCGtcctgcaggggctggagcgCGGCGCCGGCGGCGTGAAGGAGCTGGTGTACCACAGCCGCTTCCCG CTGTACGCGCTGGTGGCCGGGACGCTCCGCTACTCACCggtgctggagaagctgctggccGGCGCCGCGCTGCTGCAGGCCGAGAAGAAGCTGTCCCTGCACTTGGCGAAG GTGCTGGTGTACGACCTGCTCTTCGGCAAGGGCTTAAAGTGCGGCGGCCGCTGGAAGGCGCTGGCCCGGCGGCACCGGGCCCGGCTGGAGGCCGAGCTGGCCCGCCTGAAGGTGCGGCAGAAGGTGATCCGCAACGAGGACCTCCTGGCCCCGGCGCAGGCAGGCGGCCCCGGTG CTTCCCAGGTACCGCGCTACGTCCGCATCAACACTCTGAAAACTTGCGTGGACGACGTGATTGACTTCTTCAAGCGTGAGGGCTACTCCTACCTGGGCAAGGCAGCCAG TGTGGAAGAGCTGAGGGCCCTCTCCGGGAAGAAATTCTTGTTGGATCTTCACCTCCCGGAGCTGCTGGTTTTCCCTCCGCAGACAGACTTCCACGACAACCTGCTATATACTTCAGGACACATTATTCTGCAGGACAAG GCCAGCTGCCTCCCGGCCTTcctcctcagccctgctgctggctcccacGTCATCGATGCCTGTGCTGCCCCTGGGAACAAGACCAGCCACCTGGCAGCCATCCTGAAGAACAAGGG CCAGATCTTTGCCTTTGACATGGACGCCAAGCGCCTGGCCACCATGAACACCATGCTGATGCGTGCTGGCGTCACTGGCTTCCAGCTGGCCCAGCAGGACTTCCTGATGGTGGATCCTGGAGACCCCAAGTACAGCAAGGTGGCCTACATCCTCCTTGACCCGTCCTGCAGTGGCTCAG ggatggtgaACCGGGTGCCGACGGCAGAGGCTGCCCCCAGTGCCGAGCGGCTGCAGGCGCTGGCCGGCTTCCAGCGCAAGGTGCTGAGCCATGCCCTGAGTTTCCCGGCTCTGCAGCGCCTGGTCTACTCCACCTGCTCGCTGCACCGGGAGGAGAACGAGGACGTGGTGGGCGCCGTGCTGCAGGAGCGGGGCTCGGCCTTCAG GCTGGTGCACGCCTTCCCTTGCTGGCCTTGCCGAGGACTCGCTGCCTTCCCCGGGGCAGAGAGCTGCCTCCGCGCCTCTGCTGCCGACACCCTCACCCACGGCTTCTTCGTGGCTGTCCTGGAGCGGCGCGGGGACggggctgctgcctccag ctccctgcctgcggcTGCTGATAACACCTCCCGGCACAGTGAGGGAACGGagccaggagcagctcccaagaagaggaagaggaaaaagcagcgggTAAAGGAGTGA
- the LOC115603122 gene encoding coiled-coil domain-containing protein 183-like isoform X2, which yields MFSLPLFCPQHKLTISEACGAEQPLGIALASKTLEVAQEKLRAEIYDQMNTCNMLLYQVRQRSRAREQLQRRLQQLQIDAQMDAKQHQVQVVRTLENNIEKMQTKVHAGQKVTALYLVVRDALRKELAHLPLHLDLLSEMAELQHGEVEDMELMALDGLRAARVTKEHMARMETQFLAEGELRHHTLAAQKVPVDRRWLKEASERLLKAQARHDLAGDFLSLPAQDPLVAAKLEATKSRLEREDWVMEKMEKAKAAVQCSCLWDIPGRLLAQQKSLVELEQYLTECKEKKQELKKTLKELEMKLDELKFHQPPNTTRELAEELGTRLQWEEARLEQRRAQLLRSQEVLLEFENGLDNLFIRLHGITVPGQEDSVKAMGVDEKLQQCEQKLQYLVQRVADLLPYSHSEDDEAFVKVRQLLEKTIANDLQNQKVSLEDMGMRVQEALIKQCCKEMMFAQGQPCWGLLPGTCGLETQDSDTSSTSAGRHQHQTKLSLSFLLGPCASCCCHL from the exons ATGTTCTCTCTGCCCCTCTTCTGCCCACAGCACAAGCTCACCATCTCTGAGGCTTGTGGAGCGGAGCAGCCCTTGGGCATCGCTTTGGCCAGTAAGACGTTGGAG GTGGCCCAGGAGAAGCTCCGGGCTGAAATCTATGACCAGATGAACACGTGCAACATGCTGCTGTACCAGGTGAGGCAGCGGAGCCGGGCCCgggagcagctgcagaggcggctgcagcagctgcagataGATGCCCAGATGGATGCCAAGCAGCACCAGGTACAG GTGGTTCGCACGCTGGAGAACAACATTGAGAAGATGCAAACAAAAGTCCACGCTGGGCAGAAGGTGACTGCCCTGTACCTGGTGGTGCGGGATGCCCTAAGGAAG GAGCTGGCCCATCTGCCTCTGCACCTGGACCTCCTGAGTGAgatggctgagctgcagcatggGGAGGTGGAAGACATGGAGCTCATGGCCTTGGATGGTCTCAGAGCTGCTCGTGTAACCAAG GAGCACATGGCCAGGATGGAAACCCAGTTCCTTGCAGAGGGAGAGCTCAGGCACCACACCCTGGCTGCTCAGAAAGTGCCCGTAGACAGACGCTGGCTCAAGGAAGCGAGTGAAAGGCTTCTGAAAGCG CAAGCCAGGCATGACCTCGCTGGGGACTTCCTGAGCCTGCCCGCGCAGGACCCGCTGGTGG CTGCCAAACTGGAGGCCACCAAGTCCCGGCTGGAGCGTGAAGACTGGGTGatggagaagatggagaaggCCAAGGCTGCGGTGCAGTGCTCCTGCCTCTGG GACATCCCCGGCAGGCTCCTGGCACAGCAGAAGTCCCTGGTGGAACTTGAACAGTACCTCACAGAGTGCAAGGAGAagaagcaggagctgaagaagacactgaaggagctggagatgaAGCTGGATGAGCTGAAGTTTCACCAGCCCCCCAACACAACCAG ggagctggcagaggagctggggacGAGGCTGCAGTGGGAAGAGGCTCGGCTGGAACAGAGGCGAGCCCAGCTGCTGAGGAGccaggaggtgctgctggagTTTGAAAACGGCCTTGACAACCTCTTCATCCGTCTGCATGGCATCACCGTGCCTGGCCAG GAGGATTCTGTCAAGGCCATGGGAGTGGATGAGAAGCTCCAGCAGTGTGAGCAGAAGCTGCAGTACCTGGTGCAGCGGGTGGCTGACCTGCTCCCCTACAGCCACAGCGAGGATGATGAG GCTTTTGTGAAGGTCAGACAGCTGCTGGAGAAAACCATCGCGAATGATCTGCAGAACCAGAAGGTTTCCTTGGAGGACATGGGCATGAGGGTCCAAG AGGCACTCATAAAACAGTGCTGCAAAGAGATGATGTTTGCTCAAGGGCAGCCATGCTGGGGGCTTTTGCCAGGGACCTGTGGGCTGGAGACCCAGGACAGTGACACCTCATCCACTTCTGCAGGGAGACATCAGCATCAGACCAAGCTTTCACTGTCATTTCTACTTGGTCCCTGTGCTTCATGCTGCTGTCACCTGTGA
- the LOC115603122 gene encoding coiled-coil domain-containing protein 183-like isoform X5, protein MFSLPLFCPQHKLTISEACGAEQPLGIALASKTLEVAQEKLRAEIYDQMNTCNMLLYQVRQRSRAREQLQRRLQQLQIDAQMDAKQHQVQVVRTLENNIEKMQTKVHAGQKVTALYLVVRDALRKELAHLPLHLDLLSEMAELQHGEVEDMELMALDGLRAARVTKEHMARMETQFLAEGELRHHTLAAQKVPVDRRWLKEASERLLKAQARHDLAGDFLSLPAQDPLVAAKLEATKSRLEREDWVMEKMEKAKAAVQCSCLWDIPGRLLAQQKSLVELEQYLTECKEKKQELKKTLKELEMKLDELKFHQPPNTTRCCWPWDSHAKRATILGGRGTCAWELAEELGTRLQWEEARLEQRRAQLLRSQEVLLEFENGLDNLFIRLHGITVPGQEDSVKAMGVDEKLQQCEQKLQYLVQRVADLLPYSHSEDDEL, encoded by the exons ATGTTCTCTCTGCCCCTCTTCTGCCCACAGCACAAGCTCACCATCTCTGAGGCTTGTGGAGCGGAGCAGCCCTTGGGCATCGCTTTGGCCAGTAAGACGTTGGAG GTGGCCCAGGAGAAGCTCCGGGCTGAAATCTATGACCAGATGAACACGTGCAACATGCTGCTGTACCAGGTGAGGCAGCGGAGCCGGGCCCgggagcagctgcagaggcggctgcagcagctgcagataGATGCCCAGATGGATGCCAAGCAGCACCAGGTACAG GTGGTTCGCACGCTGGAGAACAACATTGAGAAGATGCAAACAAAAGTCCACGCTGGGCAGAAGGTGACTGCCCTGTACCTGGTGGTGCGGGATGCCCTAAGGAAG GAGCTGGCCCATCTGCCTCTGCACCTGGACCTCCTGAGTGAgatggctgagctgcagcatggGGAGGTGGAAGACATGGAGCTCATGGCCTTGGATGGTCTCAGAGCTGCTCGTGTAACCAAG GAGCACATGGCCAGGATGGAAACCCAGTTCCTTGCAGAGGGAGAGCTCAGGCACCACACCCTGGCTGCTCAGAAAGTGCCCGTAGACAGACGCTGGCTCAAGGAAGCGAGTGAAAGGCTTCTGAAAGCG CAAGCCAGGCATGACCTCGCTGGGGACTTCCTGAGCCTGCCCGCGCAGGACCCGCTGGTGG CTGCCAAACTGGAGGCCACCAAGTCCCGGCTGGAGCGTGAAGACTGGGTGatggagaagatggagaaggCCAAGGCTGCGGTGCAGTGCTCCTGCCTCTGG GACATCCCCGGCAGGCTCCTGGCACAGCAGAAGTCCCTGGTGGAACTTGAACAGTACCTCACAGAGTGCAAGGAGAagaagcaggagctgaagaagacactgaaggagctggagatgaAGCTGGATGAGCTGAAGTTTCACCAGCCCCCCAACACAACCAGGTGCTGCTGGCCTTGGGACAGTCATGCCAAGCGGGCCACCATCCTTGGGGGCAGGGGGACATGTGCATG ggagctggcagaggagctggggacGAGGCTGCAGTGGGAAGAGGCTCGGCTGGAACAGAGGCGAGCCCAGCTGCTGAGGAGccaggaggtgctgctggagTTTGAAAACGGCCTTGACAACCTCTTCATCCGTCTGCATGGCATCACCGTGCCTGGCCAG GAGGATTCTGTCAAGGCCATGGGAGTGGATGAGAAGCTCCAGCAGTGTGAGCAGAAGCTGCAGTACCTGGTGCAGCGGGTGGCTGACCTGCTCCCCTACAGCCACAGCGAGGATGATGAG CTATGA
- the LOC115603122 gene encoding coiled-coil domain-containing protein 183-like isoform X4 has protein sequence MFSLPLFCPQHKLTISEACGAEQPLGIALASKTLEVAQEKLRAEIYDQMNTCNMLLYQVRQRSRAREQLQRRLQQLQIDAQMDAKQHQVQVVRTLENNIEKMQTKVHAGQKVTALYLVVRDALRKELAHLPLHLDLLSEMAELQHGEVEDMELMALDGLRAARVTKQARHDLAGDFLSLPAQDPLVAAKLEATKSRLEREDWVMEKMEKAKAAVQCSCLWDIPGRLLAQQKSLVELEQYLTECKEKKQELKKTLKELEMKLDELKFHQPPNTTRCCWPWDSHAKRATILGGRGTCAWELAEELGTRLQWEEARLEQRRAQLLRSQEVLLEFENGLDNLFIRLHGITVPGQEDSVKAMGVDEKLQQCEQKLQYLVQRVADLLPYSHSEDDEAFVKVRQLLEKTIANDLQNQKVSLEDMGMRVQEALIKQCCKEMMFAQGQPCWGLLPGTCGLETQDSDTSSTSAGRHQHQTKLSLSFLLGPCASCCCHL, from the exons ATGTTCTCTCTGCCCCTCTTCTGCCCACAGCACAAGCTCACCATCTCTGAGGCTTGTGGAGCGGAGCAGCCCTTGGGCATCGCTTTGGCCAGTAAGACGTTGGAG GTGGCCCAGGAGAAGCTCCGGGCTGAAATCTATGACCAGATGAACACGTGCAACATGCTGCTGTACCAGGTGAGGCAGCGGAGCCGGGCCCgggagcagctgcagaggcggctgcagcagctgcagataGATGCCCAGATGGATGCCAAGCAGCACCAGGTACAG GTGGTTCGCACGCTGGAGAACAACATTGAGAAGATGCAAACAAAAGTCCACGCTGGGCAGAAGGTGACTGCCCTGTACCTGGTGGTGCGGGATGCCCTAAGGAAG GAGCTGGCCCATCTGCCTCTGCACCTGGACCTCCTGAGTGAgatggctgagctgcagcatggGGAGGTGGAAGACATGGAGCTCATGGCCTTGGATGGTCTCAGAGCTGCTCGTGTAACCAAG CAAGCCAGGCATGACCTCGCTGGGGACTTCCTGAGCCTGCCCGCGCAGGACCCGCTGGTGG CTGCCAAACTGGAGGCCACCAAGTCCCGGCTGGAGCGTGAAGACTGGGTGatggagaagatggagaaggCCAAGGCTGCGGTGCAGTGCTCCTGCCTCTGG GACATCCCCGGCAGGCTCCTGGCACAGCAGAAGTCCCTGGTGGAACTTGAACAGTACCTCACAGAGTGCAAGGAGAagaagcaggagctgaagaagacactgaaggagctggagatgaAGCTGGATGAGCTGAAGTTTCACCAGCCCCCCAACACAACCAGGTGCTGCTGGCCTTGGGACAGTCATGCCAAGCGGGCCACCATCCTTGGGGGCAGGGGGACATGTGCATG ggagctggcagaggagctggggacGAGGCTGCAGTGGGAAGAGGCTCGGCTGGAACAGAGGCGAGCCCAGCTGCTGAGGAGccaggaggtgctgctggagTTTGAAAACGGCCTTGACAACCTCTTCATCCGTCTGCATGGCATCACCGTGCCTGGCCAG GAGGATTCTGTCAAGGCCATGGGAGTGGATGAGAAGCTCCAGCAGTGTGAGCAGAAGCTGCAGTACCTGGTGCAGCGGGTGGCTGACCTGCTCCCCTACAGCCACAGCGAGGATGATGAG GCTTTTGTGAAGGTCAGACAGCTGCTGGAGAAAACCATCGCGAATGATCTGCAGAACCAGAAGGTTTCCTTGGAGGACATGGGCATGAGGGTCCAAG AGGCACTCATAAAACAGTGCTGCAAAGAGATGATGTTTGCTCAAGGGCAGCCATGCTGGGGGCTTTTGCCAGGGACCTGTGGGCTGGAGACCCAGGACAGTGACACCTCATCCACTTCTGCAGGGAGACATCAGCATCAGACCAAGCTTTCACTGTCATTTCTACTTGGTCCCTGTGCTTCATGCTGCTGTCACCTGTGA
- the LOC115603122 gene encoding coiled-coil domain-containing protein 183-like isoform X1, with protein sequence MFSLPLFCPQHKLTISEACGAEQPLGIALASKTLEVAQEKLRAEIYDQMNTCNMLLYQVRQRSRAREQLQRRLQQLQIDAQMDAKQHQVQVVRTLENNIEKMQTKVHAGQKVTALYLVVRDALRKELAHLPLHLDLLSEMAELQHGEVEDMELMALDGLRAARVTKEHMARMETQFLAEGELRHHTLAAQKVPVDRRWLKEASERLLKAQARHDLAGDFLSLPAQDPLVAAKLEATKSRLEREDWVMEKMEKAKAAVQCSCLWDIPGRLLAQQKSLVELEQYLTECKEKKQELKKTLKELEMKLDELKFHQPPNTTRCCWPWDSHAKRATILGGRGTCAWELAEELGTRLQWEEARLEQRRAQLLRSQEVLLEFENGLDNLFIRLHGITVPGQEDSVKAMGVDEKLQQCEQKLQYLVQRVADLLPYSHSEDDEAFVKVRQLLEKTIANDLQNQKVSLEDMGMRVQEALIKQCCKEMMFAQGQPCWGLLPGTCGLETQDSDTSSTSAGRHQHQTKLSLSFLLGPCASCCCHL encoded by the exons ATGTTCTCTCTGCCCCTCTTCTGCCCACAGCACAAGCTCACCATCTCTGAGGCTTGTGGAGCGGAGCAGCCCTTGGGCATCGCTTTGGCCAGTAAGACGTTGGAG GTGGCCCAGGAGAAGCTCCGGGCTGAAATCTATGACCAGATGAACACGTGCAACATGCTGCTGTACCAGGTGAGGCAGCGGAGCCGGGCCCgggagcagctgcagaggcggctgcagcagctgcagataGATGCCCAGATGGATGCCAAGCAGCACCAGGTACAG GTGGTTCGCACGCTGGAGAACAACATTGAGAAGATGCAAACAAAAGTCCACGCTGGGCAGAAGGTGACTGCCCTGTACCTGGTGGTGCGGGATGCCCTAAGGAAG GAGCTGGCCCATCTGCCTCTGCACCTGGACCTCCTGAGTGAgatggctgagctgcagcatggGGAGGTGGAAGACATGGAGCTCATGGCCTTGGATGGTCTCAGAGCTGCTCGTGTAACCAAG GAGCACATGGCCAGGATGGAAACCCAGTTCCTTGCAGAGGGAGAGCTCAGGCACCACACCCTGGCTGCTCAGAAAGTGCCCGTAGACAGACGCTGGCTCAAGGAAGCGAGTGAAAGGCTTCTGAAAGCG CAAGCCAGGCATGACCTCGCTGGGGACTTCCTGAGCCTGCCCGCGCAGGACCCGCTGGTGG CTGCCAAACTGGAGGCCACCAAGTCCCGGCTGGAGCGTGAAGACTGGGTGatggagaagatggagaaggCCAAGGCTGCGGTGCAGTGCTCCTGCCTCTGG GACATCCCCGGCAGGCTCCTGGCACAGCAGAAGTCCCTGGTGGAACTTGAACAGTACCTCACAGAGTGCAAGGAGAagaagcaggagctgaagaagacactgaaggagctggagatgaAGCTGGATGAGCTGAAGTTTCACCAGCCCCCCAACACAACCAGGTGCTGCTGGCCTTGGGACAGTCATGCCAAGCGGGCCACCATCCTTGGGGGCAGGGGGACATGTGCATG ggagctggcagaggagctggggacGAGGCTGCAGTGGGAAGAGGCTCGGCTGGAACAGAGGCGAGCCCAGCTGCTGAGGAGccaggaggtgctgctggagTTTGAAAACGGCCTTGACAACCTCTTCATCCGTCTGCATGGCATCACCGTGCCTGGCCAG GAGGATTCTGTCAAGGCCATGGGAGTGGATGAGAAGCTCCAGCAGTGTGAGCAGAAGCTGCAGTACCTGGTGCAGCGGGTGGCTGACCTGCTCCCCTACAGCCACAGCGAGGATGATGAG GCTTTTGTGAAGGTCAGACAGCTGCTGGAGAAAACCATCGCGAATGATCTGCAGAACCAGAAGGTTTCCTTGGAGGACATGGGCATGAGGGTCCAAG AGGCACTCATAAAACAGTGCTGCAAAGAGATGATGTTTGCTCAAGGGCAGCCATGCTGGGGGCTTTTGCCAGGGACCTGTGGGCTGGAGACCCAGGACAGTGACACCTCATCCACTTCTGCAGGGAGACATCAGCATCAGACCAAGCTTTCACTGTCATTTCTACTTGGTCCCTGTGCTTCATGCTGCTGTCACCTGTGA
- the LOC115603122 gene encoding coiled-coil domain-containing protein 183-like isoform X3 yields MFSLPLFCPQHKLTISEACGAEQPLGIALASKTLEVAQEKLRAEIYDQMNTCNMLLYQVRQRSRAREQLQRRLQQLQIDAQMDAKQHQVQVVRTLENNIEKMQTKVHAGQKVTALYLVVRDALRKELAHLPLHLDLLSEMAELQHGEVEDMELMALDGLRAARVTKEHMARMETQFLAEGELRHHTLAAQKVPVDRRWLKEASERLLKAQARHDLAGDFLSLPAQDPLVAAKLEATKSRLEREDWVMEKMEKAKAAVQCSCLWDIPGRLLAQQKSLVELEQYLTECKEKKQELKKTLKELEMKLDELKFHQPPNTTRCCWPWDSHAKRATILGGRGTCAWELAEELGTRLQWEEARLEQRRAQLLRSQEVLLEFENGLDNLFIRLHGITVPGQEDSVKAMGVDEKLQQCEQKLQYLVQRVADLLPYSHSEDDEAFVKVRQLLEKTIANDLQNQKVSLEDMGMRVQDDFDFADKQHGLVLTREDIKKQGLQLIESKKKSKRK; encoded by the exons ATGTTCTCTCTGCCCCTCTTCTGCCCACAGCACAAGCTCACCATCTCTGAGGCTTGTGGAGCGGAGCAGCCCTTGGGCATCGCTTTGGCCAGTAAGACGTTGGAG GTGGCCCAGGAGAAGCTCCGGGCTGAAATCTATGACCAGATGAACACGTGCAACATGCTGCTGTACCAGGTGAGGCAGCGGAGCCGGGCCCgggagcagctgcagaggcggctgcagcagctgcagataGATGCCCAGATGGATGCCAAGCAGCACCAGGTACAG GTGGTTCGCACGCTGGAGAACAACATTGAGAAGATGCAAACAAAAGTCCACGCTGGGCAGAAGGTGACTGCCCTGTACCTGGTGGTGCGGGATGCCCTAAGGAAG GAGCTGGCCCATCTGCCTCTGCACCTGGACCTCCTGAGTGAgatggctgagctgcagcatggGGAGGTGGAAGACATGGAGCTCATGGCCTTGGATGGTCTCAGAGCTGCTCGTGTAACCAAG GAGCACATGGCCAGGATGGAAACCCAGTTCCTTGCAGAGGGAGAGCTCAGGCACCACACCCTGGCTGCTCAGAAAGTGCCCGTAGACAGACGCTGGCTCAAGGAAGCGAGTGAAAGGCTTCTGAAAGCG CAAGCCAGGCATGACCTCGCTGGGGACTTCCTGAGCCTGCCCGCGCAGGACCCGCTGGTGG CTGCCAAACTGGAGGCCACCAAGTCCCGGCTGGAGCGTGAAGACTGGGTGatggagaagatggagaaggCCAAGGCTGCGGTGCAGTGCTCCTGCCTCTGG GACATCCCCGGCAGGCTCCTGGCACAGCAGAAGTCCCTGGTGGAACTTGAACAGTACCTCACAGAGTGCAAGGAGAagaagcaggagctgaagaagacactgaaggagctggagatgaAGCTGGATGAGCTGAAGTTTCACCAGCCCCCCAACACAACCAGGTGCTGCTGGCCTTGGGACAGTCATGCCAAGCGGGCCACCATCCTTGGGGGCAGGGGGACATGTGCATG ggagctggcagaggagctggggacGAGGCTGCAGTGGGAAGAGGCTCGGCTGGAACAGAGGCGAGCCCAGCTGCTGAGGAGccaggaggtgctgctggagTTTGAAAACGGCCTTGACAACCTCTTCATCCGTCTGCATGGCATCACCGTGCCTGGCCAG GAGGATTCTGTCAAGGCCATGGGAGTGGATGAGAAGCTCCAGCAGTGTGAGCAGAAGCTGCAGTACCTGGTGCAGCGGGTGGCTGACCTGCTCCCCTACAGCCACAGCGAGGATGATGAG GCTTTTGTGAAGGTCAGACAGCTGCTGGAGAAAACCATCGCGAATGATCTGCAGAACCAGAAGGTTTCCTTGGAGGACATGGGCATGAGGGTCCAAG ATGATTTTGATTTTGCTGACAAACAGCATGGCCTTGTCCTCACCCGAGAAGACATCAAGAAGCAGGGGCTGCAGTTGAttgaaagcaagaagaaaagcaagaggaagtAG
- the LOC115603125 gene encoding probable 28S rRNA (cytosine-C(5))-methyltransferase isoform X1, whose product MAVYSAAAAVLQGLERGAGGVKELVYHSRFPHVRQLYALVAGTLRYSPVLEKLLAGAALLQAEKKLSLHLAKVLVYDLLFGKGLKCGGRWKALARRHRARLEAELARLKVRQKVIRNEDLLAPAQAGGPGASQVPRYVRINTLKTCVDDVIDFFKREGYSYLGKAASVEELRALSGKKFLLDLHLPELLVFPPQTDFHDNLLYTSGHIILQDKASCLPAFLLSPAAGSHVIDACAAPGNKTSHLAAILKNKGQIFAFDMDAKRLATMNTMLMRAGVTGFQLAQQDFLMVDPGDPKYSKVAYILLDPSCSGSGMVNRVPTAEAAPSAERLQALAGFQRKVLSHALSFPALQRLVYSTCSLHREENEDVVGAVLQERGSAFRLVHAFPCWPCRGLAAFPGAESCLRASAADTLTHGFFVAVLERRGDGAAASSSLPAAADNTSRHSEGTEPGAAPKKRKRKKQRVKE is encoded by the exons ATGGCGGTGTACAGCGCGGCCGCCGCCGtcctgcaggggctggagcgCGGCGCCGGCGGCGTGAAGGAGCTGGTGTACCACAGCCGCTTCCCG CATGTCCGGCAGCTGTACGCGCTGGTGGCCGGGACGCTCCGCTACTCACCggtgctggagaagctgctggccGGCGCCGCGCTGCTGCAGGCCGAGAAGAAGCTGTCCCTGCACTTGGCGAAG GTGCTGGTGTACGACCTGCTCTTCGGCAAGGGCTTAAAGTGCGGCGGCCGCTGGAAGGCGCTGGCCCGGCGGCACCGGGCCCGGCTGGAGGCCGAGCTGGCCCGCCTGAAGGTGCGGCAGAAGGTGATCCGCAACGAGGACCTCCTGGCCCCGGCGCAGGCAGGCGGCCCCGGTG CTTCCCAGGTACCGCGCTACGTCCGCATCAACACTCTGAAAACTTGCGTGGACGACGTGATTGACTTCTTCAAGCGTGAGGGCTACTCCTACCTGGGCAAGGCAGCCAG TGTGGAAGAGCTGAGGGCCCTCTCCGGGAAGAAATTCTTGTTGGATCTTCACCTCCCGGAGCTGCTGGTTTTCCCTCCGCAGACAGACTTCCACGACAACCTGCTATATACTTCAGGACACATTATTCTGCAGGACAAG GCCAGCTGCCTCCCGGCCTTcctcctcagccctgctgctggctcccacGTCATCGATGCCTGTGCTGCCCCTGGGAACAAGACCAGCCACCTGGCAGCCATCCTGAAGAACAAGGG CCAGATCTTTGCCTTTGACATGGACGCCAAGCGCCTGGCCACCATGAACACCATGCTGATGCGTGCTGGCGTCACTGGCTTCCAGCTGGCCCAGCAGGACTTCCTGATGGTGGATCCTGGAGACCCCAAGTACAGCAAGGTGGCCTACATCCTCCTTGACCCGTCCTGCAGTGGCTCAG ggatggtgaACCGGGTGCCGACGGCAGAGGCTGCCCCCAGTGCCGAGCGGCTGCAGGCGCTGGCCGGCTTCCAGCGCAAGGTGCTGAGCCATGCCCTGAGTTTCCCGGCTCTGCAGCGCCTGGTCTACTCCACCTGCTCGCTGCACCGGGAGGAGAACGAGGACGTGGTGGGCGCCGTGCTGCAGGAGCGGGGCTCGGCCTTCAG GCTGGTGCACGCCTTCCCTTGCTGGCCTTGCCGAGGACTCGCTGCCTTCCCCGGGGCAGAGAGCTGCCTCCGCGCCTCTGCTGCCGACACCCTCACCCACGGCTTCTTCGTGGCTGTCCTGGAGCGGCGCGGGGACggggctgctgcctccag ctccctgcctgcggcTGCTGATAACACCTCCCGGCACAGTGAGGGAACGGagccaggagcagctcccaagaagaggaagaggaaaaagcagcgggTAAAGGAGTGA